TTCTGAAATCCTTTCTGTTGGTGTGGTATTTTAGATCCTCCTCGCAGACCTCTTCTGGAGTTCTACAATCTCAAGAAGGAACACAAGATAACACAGGCAAACCTGAGGGTGTTCTCATCAGGTGGAACCCGTCCTCTATAAAGCACAGAAGTACAATTGAAGAGTTACGTAATGACAACTCAAAACAAAAAGTCCGCACTATCTACTTTTCTAGAAAAAGAAATACTATATTTCCACAGGAAGCAGTGGAACACATGTCTATCTTGGCCTGAAAGAAGATGGTACTGAGGTTgctattaaacaaataataaaaaatccacTGAACAACAAGGACTTTGAAAATGAACTGAAGCATTTACAAGATTTAAATCTTGAGAGCAAGAACATAGTCAGATATGTGGATTTTGCAGAAGATGATAATTTTTATTACCTTGCGCTACAGCTTTGTGAATGTAATTTAGAGAGCCACATGAAAGACCTCAATAATCAAGAACATGAAAACAAAGACACTGCTATGAAGAAAATGGTAAAGGACGTGCTTCTTGGCCTTGGATATCTTCATCGTTATGAAGTGATACATCGGGATATAAAacctaaaaatgttttgataggTATGAAAAGTAGTTTGTATGGTCCTttagtatttaatatttttaccttttttgatATTATAAAGTAATATCAAAACTGTTCTCGACAGATTCAGGAAATAATGCAAGGCTAGCTGATTTTGGTTTAAGTCGCAAACTGGAGGAGGGCAGTGATGTGTATACCGCGAGGGCTGGTACCAGAGGCTGGGAGGCCGTGGAGACGCTGGTTCCTTCTGGAAAAAGTAGATACAAAATGAGCTCAGACGTTCAGGtttgtaaataaattgaatCAATTGCTGTCATATAAACACTCAAGGGTTCAATCTGAAGTCCAAGAAGTGCTTCTGGATCTGTGGATcgtttcaaaaatgaaaatgtttatctttAGAATAACACATCTAAAAGTACtaaaataatgagaaaacaaGAATGTCAACTTATAGTAATAGAAGGTGTTTGTCCTTGGTCTATAAATTAAAGTACAACTACCATCAATGTTCACGAGGGGATCATCTTATTTGAATATCTCAGGACTCATTTAACTCTTTTCCGTACTATTCTCACTGTCACATCATTTGTGCTTCACGGGTTGTCATTTATTCTAGGTTGCTGGCATGTTGGTGTACTACATCCTTTCTGGTGGGAATCATCCTTTTGATGTAAATAACTCTAAGGATCGAGAGACGAACATTAGAGAAGGGAATTACTCTCTTGATGATGTCTCTGATATAGTAGCACAAGATCTCATAAAGGGAATGATCAACATAGACCCGGCACAGAGACCCACCATTGAAGAGGCCCTACAGCATCCTTACTTCTGGGATGACAACAGGTAAATGATATTTCATGTCTTCAATCGATTAGAATCTTCGAGAAAATATATCCTGAGGAATAAATTGTTATCCTGTTCATGAAGTGGTGATGTTTGCCACCTTGATAATT
This region of Triplophysa dalaica isolate WHDGS20190420 chromosome 7, ASM1584641v1, whole genome shotgun sequence genomic DNA includes:
- the LOC130426046 gene encoding probable serine/threonine-protein kinase ireA — protein: MKDLNNQEHENKDTAMKKMVKDVLLGLGYLHRYEVIHRDIKPKNVLIDSGNNARLADFGLSRKLEEGSDVYTARAGTRGWEAVETLVPSGKSRYKMSSDVQVAGMLVYYILSGGNHPFDVNNSKDRETNIREGNYSLDDVSDIVAQDLIKGMINIDPAQRPTIEEALQHPYFWDDNRKDGVLRKLGDREEVQHYVAIEQIYNFYKQMENGERGNPTAPLTLEEQIKHLEIPKNKSQDIRKAVGDDVAKLRTLCDTAKKYSVEKTFSAWKTDLSQIWTVHRDIDPKAPEDILGLFRFMRNKLVHDKARFEENKLLNHYPDFFISLHGLARDLKWDY